The DNA region TGACGGCCGTGCCTGTCCCCCGCAGCTCGCATATCCGCCATGCCTGGGATCCGTCCAAGTCGGTGGCGCAGAACCTGGCCGAGATGGGCCTGGCCGAGGATCCCAACAAGGCCGTCCCCATCCCCAAGAAGAAGCTGCTGGTAAGTGTGGCCGTGCCCCGCTGGGGAAGGGCGAGGGGTtcggctggggctgctccttcGTGGGGGACGAAAGGTCAGGCCTCCCCCAGGACACGCAGCCGGGCTGGGGAACAGCAGTGTGGAGAGCAGCCTTGCCTGGGAGCGCGGGGCAGGTGGCCCTGGATCAGCCTCTGTAGGTGGATGGGTTTCTTATCCTTATTGGTATGCTTTTCTTGCCGGGATCCTGCGTGGGAACAAACTACAATGATACGGAGAAATAATGGACTTTAACATCAGTCAGTCTCCAGGGACTTGCCAGAGAGGTGGGGTTGGAAATCCGGTGGCTGAGATACTTCTGATAACAAAGCCTCCTcgtgcagcagcaccagctgggTCTGCCTGCATTGGTGGGCAGTGCTTCCAGGCAAAAGGTGGCCCTGGGAAACATCACACTTATGAGAAGAACCACGAGTGACCTTGTTTGCCCCTTGTCTTTGTTCACGCAGTATTGTTTGGGCAACAGGCTTTCCCACGAGCTACCTTAGTGGTGCAAATAAGGCTCTGCTTAAGCCGGCTGAGATTTCCTCGTTCTTGCAGCCATTGTATAAGCATTTTGGAGTATTGGGAGCAATGGATTGTGACACAGCTCTCTTTCAAATGGGTTTTTCTTGAGTTACCTTGTCCCTCATTTAACACAGGGGATGGAAGTGGAAAGCGATGGACGggaacaaggaaagaaaatagtgCGGAAGCCCTACGTGGTGAACGgtcagtgctgcttctgtcctCTCCAGGGAGCGCTTCAccacctccagccctggcaggtTTCCTGCTGAACTGCACCACTGCCATTGGATTGGGGGTTCTTCCAAGGCCCTGTCCGCTATTTTGTCTCTCatctctgtgctgtgccaggggcagggaaggggattACTTATTCTCCAAGCTTGTGGAAGAGTACCCCCCTTGGCAGTCAACTGGGGGTTCCAGCCAGGCCAGAGCTGAGCCAGGAGCcaggacagcagctctgctgttctTGTGTGTCCTCAtcaatttccttttcattcctgtgctgccttttttgcagcatttccacctgcagccccaagAGGGCTCTTGTCACTCTGAAATGGGCTGGCGTGTGGCACCAGGGTGAGAAGAAACTGCGGCTGCAGTACCCTGCGCCTTTTAGTGGTAGGCTGAGCAGCTCTGAACAGTCACCTTCTGCAGCTTGGGCAGAAAGGCTCCACTCCTTGTGGTGTGAGCTGGAAAGGAGTTGCAGCGCAGGCCTGGAGGCCTGCAGCCTATGCGGAGGGCTGTTGTCGTGTTCATTTTCCTACACAATCGTGCTGGGAAGCAGCCCTGTGTGTGCAAGCAgttgagctgtgctgcagcagccaccaggcTTGATCTTAGGAAGAGGCTGGGGACCTGTGAGGTGCTGCTTGCTTCCCTCCCCTGCTTCACGGTATCTCTGTCCTCTGCCTAGAGATGGAATATGAGGCCAGTCTACCTGAGAAGAAGTCAAACACGCTCTCACGAGACCTCATTGACTATGTGCGGTACATGATACAGAACCACGGTGAGAACTACAAGGTAAGTACTGGCTGTCCTGGAGTGAGGAGCACCCAGAGCGATTCACTCCAGGATCTTCTGCAGGATGGGAATTGCTCATCCTCTCTCCTGGATTCTGTTTTGCATTCAGCTGATTATTAAGGGGAAGCAGCACTTTGAACCTGGGCCAGATCCCCATCGGAGTCAAGCACTGGCCTGGGCGTGCCTTTGGAGCTTGGCTGGGCTGGTTTAATGTTTACTCTTGGGGCTGCTTCTCTGATTTACCCTCTCCTTTGTCACAGGAAATGGCTCGAGATGAGAAGAACTACTACCAGGATACTCCCAAGCAGATCAAGAGAAAGATCAACGTGTACAAGAATTTCTATCCTGAGGAGTACAAGGATTTCATTGCATCACTCAAGCAGGAAAAGATGGACGTGCAGTGACTGCCCTTTCCTATCAGGTTTACCTGCAAGCACAGGCTTGACGTGACCATTTTCTAAATCGAGCAGGGACTGACAGACAGGTGACAGTTACTTACAGGCTCAGTGCCTTTCAAGTTGAGCTATGCAAAGCCTCTGGGGATGGAGGAAGGACCTTTATTAGAGGTAGTTATAACCAGGCATGAAAGACTTGGCTGTGGTTTGTGACATTGGAACTGAATGTGTTGTGCTGCTCCCTTTCTATGTGGTCAGCCCTTCTTTTGccttgttaaaataaattactcctTCAAGCTGGTGTGAATGTCTGGCTCATGGGCTTTCGCTTGGTGCAGTCCAACTTTGCAGAGCTTCCGGTGCCAACCCGCAGGACATGGGTATTTGGCATGtcaccctctgcagcagcaggggtggGGGCCCACGGGGAGTGGACAGCAGATTTGCGGATTCCCCTGTAGGCAGCAGAGGCCGGAGCAAGGCCACATGCTGCTTCCTTCCCCTGCAAGTGACCTTCCTTCCTGCAGCCTGGGAGACCAGGCTGGGGATCCCTATCCTGGCAAGGAGCTGGAGGGCAGTGCGGAGTGATCATCCTCTTTTATTGACAAAAGGAAAGAGCTACTGTACAAAAGGTTTCACAGCAGAGACGGGCCAGCAAGTACCCCCCTTTCCCTGATGTACTCCCGAGCTTCCATGATCGGTTTTCCAGAAACCAGTGCCCTTAGCCTCACCtagcagcctgcaggcagggcttCCTGTAGTCCCTGAGCCTggctcctttcccttctccctgggGCAGCTGAGAGGGAGGAGGGCCAGGCAGGGGGACAAATGCCTGCTGAGAGCAGCTCCTACCAAATGGTCTGTCTTTACCCCTGTTCAGGGTGTAGGGCTGGCCAAAACCTGCCTTCATCTCTCCTAAACAGGGTTTTAAATACAGAGTTGGGGGAATTAAGAACCATGCTCACCCCCGCAGGGTGAGGGACAGCCTCAGCTGGTGATTGCAGCCAGTGTGCGCCGTTCTGGTGGGGCAGCAgcgcagggctgtgccagcagtAACTCCTCATGTTTGTCAGGAAGGAGAGCCTACCTCCTGGGATGACGCATCTATGCCAGTGGGTGAGAGGGCTGCCTCACTTGTTCAGCCCCATTCATTTAATATCCTGCACGGCTGCCATGAAGATGTggggctctgccctgtgctgcacGTTCCCACTCACCAGAAGGTAAGAGCTGTGCTCGTGCTTCCATCCCAAGGGAGATTTCATTCCCAGACTGGAGGAGGTGGttgccctctccctgcagcagagagcagagccaACTGCTTGTGTTCCCCAAGGGCAGCCGTGCTGCAGCTCAACCCCAAACCTTGTGGGGTGGAGCAAACaccccagggccagcagcctgctgccagcgaGTCCGAGCTCCAGggctcccacccagctgccTCCATCCTCGCACTGCAGACATGGAAGAGGAGCAGTGCCAGGGGTGGGAGCCCATCTCCTCCCACGCAGGCtcagggctgggagagcagggtGATCAGCAGGCTTCTCACGTGGAGGACGCTGGTGGCAGTGCTCAGGCTGGCCCAGGTCGCGCTGGTGGGCAGGAGGAAGAACTCCCGCTGGCCGCTGAGTGTGTGCAGggccagctcctcctgcagctctgccgcGCTCAGGGCATTGCTCTTATCctgagagggagagaggcagcCGCTCAGGAGGGGAGCAGTGCCAGGAGCAGTGCTGCTAGCTGGCAGGAGCCCCGTCCCGCTTGTGCGGTCCTCGCAGGGATcgtgtgcaggcagggctgccttgCTCTTGCACTGGAGTCACTTTGGCACAAGCTAATGGAAAGCAGCACCAGGCATGAGTTGGTCACCTGCCTGGGGAATGTATTTCCCCTTGGGGATTTtgcatgctgctgcctgggtgCTTTCTTGAAACTTGTTAGCTGGGGCACTGGTAGCAGCAGCCACACCTCCTGATGAAGACTGGAGGAGACAGGCCCCAAGAAATCAGATTTTGCAAGAGCTGGTGGATTTAGGGTATTAGGATTTTGCCTCGGGGGCCCTGTGGAGGAACAGTTTCACTGGAAACAGCCCCggggccagctgcagggatggaCGAATGGATGGACACCCACCTGCTTGTTGGCCAGCACAAccaggggcagctggggctctgcagcTAGCAGTGCG from Falco biarmicus isolate bFalBia1 chromosome 8, bFalBia1.pri, whole genome shotgun sequence includes:
- the NOP16 gene encoding nucleolar protein 16 — encoded protein: MPKAKGKNRRHKYSYNVNRKRLYRSARRRAAPRIACSHIRHAWDPSKSVAQNLAEMGLAEDPNKAVPIPKKKLLGMEVESDGREQGKKIVRKPYVVNEMEYEASLPEKKSNTLSRDLIDYVRYMIQNHGENYKEMARDEKNYYQDTPKQIKRKINVYKNFYPEEYKDFIASLKQEKMDVQ